Part of the Halomarina litorea genome is shown below.
AAAGTCGGCAGTCGGCGGTCGGCGCGTCTCAGTTGTGCTTCCGGAGGTAGACGCCGTCGTCCTCGTGCCGGTCGACGTCCTCGCTTCGGAGTTCGTGCTCGTCGTCGTCGTCGTTCCAGCCGAGCATGTCCTTTATCTCGTCGAAGATGCCGTCGTCGTCGTCGTCGTGGTCTCGGCGGACCGTCGCCGTCTGGCCGCGGGTCTCGCCGATGCTCCCGACGCGGTGGCCCGTCGAGGTGTACACGTCCTTGTCCCGGTCGTCGTCTGTGAACTCTCGCGCCATTGCGTTCTTCTGGAGACCACGGATGGACGTAGGTGCCGTGCCTGCGTCTGCCTGACAGACGCCTCGGCGGACGCTCTGGGTCTCGATTCTCGGCGCACGGTCCCCCTATGTGGTGGATTCGACGGAGAATCACGCTGACTTCATCTCCTCGAACGGCGATATACGAGGTCACGAATCGCGACTACAGAACGTCCGACGAGCGTGGTCGACCCCGACGGGAACCTCAACAGTAACGCACTACAGACGGCCTACAGCGGCGGCCACAGCGTCGAGGCGGTCGACGATATCGACGACGACACCGTCGACGACGCGAAGGACGTTCTGGAGGACCTCGCCAACGAGTTCGACCACCTGGACCTCGGGGACTGACCCAGCACTGGTCCTTCGTCTCGGCCGACTCAGGCCGACGGGTCGGGTCGCTCGTCCATCCCGGGGACGTCCGGGAACAGGGCGTCGACGTCGGCGTCCTCATCGACTATCTCGTACTCTTTCGACGCGTCACCGCCGTCGGCGGCGGCCTCCTCCGTCGCCGCGACGACGCCCGCGTCTTCGAGATGGCCGAGGTGGGCGCTCGCTTCGCCCGGTCCGTGGAGGATGTGGATACTGGAGAGTCCGCCGAAGAGGTGGGCGCCCACCGTCCACGCGTCCGCGGGGCCGTGCTCGCGCAGGACGGAGAGGACGCGGTCGGTGCGCTCGCGGTGGTGGACGGCGATGTCCGCCGCGCGGCCCGCCGGGTCGACGATGGGACCACGGTGGCCGGGCCACGCCCGGGAGTAACCCGCGTCGACGATTCTGGTGAGGGTATCGAGATACGACGCCAGCGGGTCCTCGACGCGCACGTCCGCGCCGCCGACGTTCGGCGTGTAGTACGGCAGGAGGGCGTCGCCGCTGAACAGTTCCTCGCCGCGCGCGCCCGTGTACGACCGGTAGTCGCTCTCGACGGCGAACCCACAGAGCCCCGCCGTGTGGCCGGGCAGGTGGACCGCCTCGAACTCCCCGTCGCCGACATCGAAGCGCGCGCCGTCGGTGAACGTCTCCACCTCGGCGGGGTCGCCGCTGATGGTGCTGCTCTTCCTGAGGAACCCGACGAGTTCCTCGCGGGATTCCTCGGGCATCCCCCACTCGGCGAACAGTTCGCGCTGGCGGTCTTCGAAGGCGTCCTCGGCGTCCTCGTCCTGTACGACCAGCGGCGCGTCCGCCTCGTGGACGCGCACGACGGCGCCCGACTCCTGCTGGACGGCACCCGCGAGTCCCGCGTGGTCGGCGTGGTGGTGGGTGAGGAGCACCTGATCGATGTCCGCGAACTCGTAGCCGGCC
Proteins encoded:
- a CDS encoding MBL fold metallo-hydrolase, encoding MKAISLGNTAFEGLNNAYLLEGEVTTLVDTGVSTPSTREQLEDGLREAGYEFADIDQVLLTHHHADHAGLAGAVQQESGAVVRVHEADAPLVVQDEDAEDAFEDRQRELFAEWGMPEESREELVGFLRKSSTISGDPAEVETFTDGARFDVGDGEFEAVHLPGHTAGLCGFAVESDYRSYTGARGEELFSGDALLPYYTPNVGGADVRVEDPLASYLDTLTRIVDAGYSRAWPGHRGPIVDPAGRAADIAVHHRERTDRVLSVLREHGPADAWTVGAHLFGGLSSIHILHGPGEASAHLGHLEDAGVVAATEEAAADGGDASKEYEIVDEDADVDALFPDVPGMDERPDPSA